A single Lactuca sativa cultivar Salinas chromosome 8, Lsat_Salinas_v11, whole genome shotgun sequence DNA region contains:
- the LOC111889218 gene encoding peptidyl-prolyl cis-trans isomerase CYP21-4, translating into MARIKPQALLQQSKKKKAPRSISIPTIALYSVVTVVMVFFLFATYRHWSQRSVMQTEEGTSNFQVEDDFSDSKKSDVPRYAIFNTSKGLITVELYKEGSPEVVDEFIDACQKGHFKGMLFQRVVKHFVIQGGDSENHAVIEDWTSREKHYNQLEKRLKHEAFMLGTSNMKHEKEGFDIFITTAPIPDLNAKLNVFGRVIKGEDIVQEIEEVDTDEHYRPKSRIGIIDVTLKQKI; encoded by the exons ATGGCGAGGATTAAACCTCAAGCTCTGTTACAGCAaagcaagaagaagaaagcaCCCAGAAGTATCAGTATCCCCACAATTGCATTGTACAGCGTAGTTACTGTTGTTATGGTGTTTTTCCTGTTTGCTACTTACAGACACTGGTCTCAAAG GTCAGTAATGCAGACAGAGGAAGGAACATCAAACTTTCAG GTTGAAGATGACTTTTCAGATTCAAAGAAATCAGATGTACCTAGATATGCT ATTTTTAACACTTCAAAAGGTTTGATTACGGTGGAACTTTACAAGGAAGGTTCACCTGAAGTTGTGGATGAATTTATCGATGCGTG TCAGAAGGGACATTTTAAAGGGATGCTGTTTCAACGTGTGGTCAAACATTTTGTAATCCAAGGAGGCGACTCTGAGAATCATGCAGTTATAGAGGACTGGACTTCCAGAGAGAAGCACTACAATCAGCTGGAGAAAAG ATTAAAGCATGAAGCCTTTATGCTTGGCACCTCCAACATGAAACACGAGAAAGAAGGATTTGATATTTTCATTACAACCGCACCCATTCCAGATCTGAATGCAAAGCTTAATGTGTTTGGACGTGTCATCAAGGGAGAAGATATTGTTCag GAAATCGAGGAAGTGGACACAGACGAACATTACAGACCTAAATCTCGAATTGGGATCATTGACGTGACACTGAAACAGAAGATTTAA